CAAGGCGTTTCCGACGAACCCCGACCTCCATGCCAACCGGGCCCGCGCCCTGTCCCAATCCAAAAAATGGGACGAGGCCATCGCGGCCGTCGACAGTGCGCTCAAGCTCAAGCCGGGGGACGCGTCCCTGGCGGATCTCAGGAAGACGATCGTCGGCCTGAAGGAGAACGAGGCGATCCAGAAAGCCCAGGGCCTGCTGGACGCTGGGAACAAGATGCTCGGGTCCGGGGATGCTGCGGGCGCCCTCGGGAAGTTCCAGGAGGCCAACACCCTCATCGCCGCCGAGAAGCAGGCTCCGATCTGGAGACAGATCGGACGCGCGCTGGCCAAGCTCGAGCGCCGGGACGAGGCGGAGGCCGCCTTCCGCAAATCGATCGAACTGGCCCCGGAGGGCAGCCTGGCCGAATACCAGATGGCCTTCGCGCAGTTCTACCTGGATGGCAAGAAGTTCGAACAGGCGGTCGACGTCATGGCCGATCCCCGGAGCGCGGGCGACCGCAGCCCCGAGAGGGTCCTGACGGACCTGGCCGAAAGGGTGAAGAACCAGGAGCCGCGGCTTGCGGAGGCGGCCCTGGAAAGGGTGATCAAGATCAACCCGGCCAACGCCGACGCCTACTACGACCTCGGCCGGCTCTACTTCGCCGAGGGGAAGGAAAAGGACGCGCGCACCCTGGAATTGCTGAACAGGTTCGTGGAGATCGGGACCGACCAGGCCAAGCTCGAGGATGCCAAGGGCCTGCTCTACGTGGTTTCGAAACGGAGTCAATAGTCTTGCCCGC
This DNA window, taken from Acidobacteriota bacterium, encodes the following:
- a CDS encoding tetratricopeptide repeat protein — protein: MKRECSRRVVAAIAVFSLLALALPAWAQQGEIQVTCLDASGGALKDVKVVIINLLTKKSKDEKSNGQGIAAFDKLDDAIYRVVGRKEGFAPAFHEFVDMKGASASVTLKFEAGADRKLHFEDPLLEKNAAALLQQGLGAYQQNDLPGAEKLFRQSLEINPSSAEGLYYLGATLLRQSRFDDAAETWKRAEAVAAVLKKLPSTAPAGKANPYETIERNVGQQLQQMPIFKAESAFKAKKYEEAALLYAEAAKAFPTNPDLHANRARALSQSKKWDEAIAAVDSALKLKPGDASLADLRKTIVGLKENEAIQKAQGLLDAGNKMLGSGDAAGALGKFQEANTLIAAEKQAPIWRQIGRALAKLERRDEAEAAFRKSIELAPEGSLAEYQMAFAQFYLDGKKFEQAVDVMADPRSAGDRSPERVLTDLAERVKNQEPRLAEAALERVIKINPANADAYYDLGRLYFAEGKEKDARTLELLNRFVEIGTDQAKLEDAKGLLYVVSKRSQ